Proteins co-encoded in one Oreochromis aureus strain Israel breed Guangdong linkage group 3, ZZ_aureus, whole genome shotgun sequence genomic window:
- the LOC116332932 gene encoding tripartite motif-containing protein 16-like translates to MAQKGVQVDRETITCSICLDLLKDPVAIPCGHSYCMNCIKSHFDEEDRKKIHSCPQCRKIFIPRPVLVKNIVLADLVEQLKKTGLQATPADHCYAGPEDVACDVCTGRKLKAIKSCLVCLASYCEKHFQPHYDAAPLKKHKLVAPSKKLQENICSRHDEVMKIFCRTDQQSICYLCTMDEHKGHETVPAAAERTEKQKELKVRRLNIQQRIQEREKDVKLLQQEVEAINGSADKAVEDSEKMFTELIRLIQKRSSDVKQQVRSQQETEVSRVKDLQEKLEQEIAELKRKDGELEQLSHTEDHNHFIHNYPSLSALSESTHSSSINIRPLSYFEDVTAAVSETRDKLQDILREEWTNISLTVTQVDVLLSLPEPKTRAEFLKYSCEITLDPNTAHRCLLLSEGNRKATVIKQPLHPEHSDRFTFWFQVLSRESLTGRCYYEVEWSGKAIYVAVAYKNISRVGRSDESGFGWNDKSWALSCTTERYQFLYNKKKTPLSGPQSSRVGVYLDHSAGILSFYSVSKTMTLLHKVRATFTQPLYAGLFLFECGVTGEFSKLK, encoded by the coding sequence ATGGCACAGAAAGGAGTTCAAGTGGATCGAGAAACCATCACTTGTTCAatctgtttggatctactgaaggatccggtggctattccctgtggacacagctactgtaTGAACTGTATTAAATCTCACTTTGATGAAGAAGACAGGAAGaaaatccacagctgccctcagtgcaggaAGATTTTCATACCGAGGCCTGTCCTGGTTAAAAACATTGTGTTAGCAGATttagtggagcagctgaagaagactggactccaagctactccagctgatcactgctatgctggacctgaagatgtggcctgtgatgtctgcactgggaggaaactgaaagccatcaagtcctgtttggtctgtttagcctcttactgtgagaaacatttccaacctcactatgatgcagctccattaaagaaacacaagctggtggccccctccaagaagctccaggagaacatctgctctcgtcatgatgaggtgatgaagattttctgtcgtactgatcagcagagtatctgttatctctgcacaatggatgaacataaaggccatgaaacagtcccagctgcagcagaaaggactgagaagcagaaggagctcaaggtgagacgactaaacatccagcagagaatccaggagcgagagaaagatgtgaagctgcttcaacaagaggtggaggccatcaatggctctgctgataaagcagtggaggacagtgagaagatgttcactgagctgatccgtctcatccagaaaagaagctctgatgtgaagcagcaggtcagatcccagcaggaaactgaagtgagtcgagtcaaagaccttcaggagaagctggagcaggagatcgctgagctgaagaggaaagacggcgagctggagcagctctcacacacagaggatcacaaccATTTTAtacacaactacccctcactgtcagcactcagtgagtctacacactcatccagcatcaatattcgtcctctgagctactttgaggatgtgacagcagctgtgtcagagaccagagataaactacaggacattctgagagaggaatggacaaacatctcactgacagtcactcaagtggatgttttactgtcactaccagagccaaagaccagagctgaattcttaaaatattcatgtgaaatcacactggatccaaacacagcacacagatGTCTGTTATTGTCTGAAGGAAACAGAAAAGCAACAGTAATAAAACAACCATTACATCCTGAACATTCAGATAGATTCACCTTTTGGTTTCAggtcctgagtagagagagtctgactggacgTTGTTACTACGAGGTGGAGTGGAGCGGGAAAGCAATTTATGTAGCAGTTGCATACAAAAATATCAGTAGAGTAGGGCGCTCAGATGAAAGTGGTTTTGGATGGAATGACAAATCCTGGGCTTTAAGTTGTACAACAGAGCGTTATCAGTTTTtgtacaacaaaaagaaaactccCCTCTCAGGTCCTCAgtcctccagagtaggagtgtacctggatcacagtGCAGGTATTCTTTCTTTCTACAGCGTTTCTaaaaccatgactctcctccacaaAGTTCGGgccacattcactcagccgctctatgctggactttttctttttgagtgTGGTGTTACTGGCGAGTTTAGTAAACTTAAATAG
- the LOC116332926 gene encoding tripartite motif-containing protein 16-like → MAQKGVQLDRETISCSICLDLLKDPVTTACGHSYCMNCIQTHFNEEDRKGIHSCPQCRKTFTPRPVLEKNIMLAALVEQLKKTGLQAAPADHCYAGPEDVACDVCTGRNLKAIKSCLSCPASYCEKHLQPHYDAAPLKKHKLVAPFKKLQENICSRHDEVMKIFCRTDQQSICHLCTTDGHKGHETVPAAAERTEKEKKLKVRRLNIQQRIQEREKDVKLLQQEVEAINGSADKAVEDSEKMFTELIRLIQKRSSDVKQQVRSQQETEVSRVKELQEKLEQEIAELKRKDGELEQLSHTEDHNQFLHNYPSLSALSESTHSSSINIRPLRYFEDVTAAVSETRDKLRDKLQDILREEWTNISLTVTEVDVLLSPPEPKTRAGFLKYSHEITLDPNTAHTHLLLSEGNRKVTRTEQQSYSDHPDRFIGWEEVLSRESLTGRCYWEVEWGGGGGGVYVAVAYKNISRATWSHDCLFGHNWKSWSLSCSTNSYLFLHNKVITDLSGPRSSRVGVYLDHRAGILSFYSVNKTMTLLHRVQTTFSQPLYAGVWLISSAATAEFLKLK, encoded by the coding sequence ATGGCGCAGAAAGGAGTTCAGCTGGACCGAGAAACCATctcttgttccatctgtttggatctactgaaggatccAGTGACTACagcctgtggacacagctactgcatgaaCTGTATTCAAACCCACTTTAATGAAGAGGACAGGAAgggaatccacagctgccctcagtgcaggaagactttcacaccgaggcctgtcctggagaaaaacatcatgttagcagctttagtggagcagctgaagaagactggactccaagctgctccagctgatcactgctatgctggacctgaagatgtggcctgtgatgtctgcactgggagGAACCTGAAAGCCATCAAGTCCTGTTTATCTTGTCCAGCttcttactgtgagaaacacctccaacctcactatgatgcagctccattaaagaaacacaagctggtggcccccttcaagaagctccaggagaacatctgctctcgtcatgatgaagtgatgaagattttctgtcgtactgatcagcagagtatctgtCATCTCTGCACAACGGATGGACATAAAGGCCATGAAACagtcccagctgcagcagaaaggactgagaaggagaagaagctgaaggtgagacgactaaacatccagcagagaatccaggagcgagagaaagatgtgaagctgcttcaacaggaggtggaggccatcaatggctctgctgataaagcagtggaggacagtgagaagatgttcactgagctgatccgtctcatccagaaaagaagctctgatgtgaagcagcaggtcagatcccagcaggaaactgaagtgagtcgagtcaaagagcttcaggagaagctggagcaggagatcgctgagctgaagaggaaagacggcgagctggagcagctctcacacacagaggatcacaaccagtttctacacaactacccctcactgtcagcactcagtgagtctacacactcatccagcatcaatattcgtcctctgaggtactttgaggatgtgacagcagctgtgtcagagaccagagataaactcagagataaactacaggacattctgagagaggaatggacaaacatctcactgacagtcactgaagtggatgttttactgtcaccaccagagccaaagaccagagctggattcttaaaatattcacatgaaatcacactggatccaaacacagcacacacacatctgttatTATCTGAGGGAAACAGAAAAGTGACAAGAACAGAACAACAGTCTtattctgatcatccagacagattcatTGGATGGGAAGAggtcctgagtagagagagtctgactggacgttgttactgggaggtggagtggggagggggagggggaggagtcTATGTAGCAGTCGCATACAAGAATATCAGCAGAGCAACATGGTCACATGATTGTTTATTTGGACATAACTGGAAATCTTGGTCACTAAGTTGTTCAACAAACAGTTATCTATTTTTGCATAACAAAGTCATAACTGACCTCTCAGGTCCTCGgtcctccagagtaggagtgtacctggatcacagagcaggtattctgtctttctacagCGTCAATaaaaccatgactctcctccacagagttcagaccACATTCAGtcagccgctctatgctggaGTTTGGTTAATTTCCTCTGCAGCCACTGCAGAGTTTCTGAAACTGAAATAG